Proteins encoded together in one Citromicrobium bathyomarinum window:
- a CDS encoding helix-turn-helix domain-containing protein, which translates to MATRRRLSPEESRAGALEAARNLLIEAGPQAVTLKAVGARVGRTHANLLHHFGSAAGLQHALGVYLAESVCDRIAATIRASRSGAASPRMVVDQAFDAFDGEGGGALVSWLLATGQEDALEPFTRAIHQMIETVRKEELGADQPTDRDALESTLTVVLLALGQSLIGGPLSSALRLPSHTARDIAERFVVDSLEEAGTASV; encoded by the coding sequence ATGGCTACACGCAGACGTCTGAGTCCCGAAGAATCCCGCGCCGGAGCGCTCGAAGCCGCGCGCAACCTGCTGATCGAGGCGGGCCCGCAGGCGGTGACGCTGAAGGCGGTGGGCGCGCGGGTCGGGCGTACGCACGCCAATCTGCTGCATCATTTCGGCTCGGCCGCCGGCTTGCAGCACGCGCTGGGCGTCTATCTGGCGGAGTCGGTGTGCGACCGGATTGCGGCGACGATCCGCGCCAGTCGATCGGGCGCTGCGAGCCCGCGGATGGTGGTGGATCAGGCGTTCGATGCCTTCGATGGCGAGGGCGGCGGTGCGCTGGTCAGCTGGCTGCTCGCGACCGGGCAGGAAGACGCGCTCGAACCGTTCACCCGGGCGATTCACCAGATGATCGAGACCGTGCGCAAGGAAGAGCTGGGCGCGGATCAACCGACGGATCGCGATGCGCTGGAATCCACGCTGACGGTCGTGCTGCTCGCGCTGGGCCAGTCGCTGATCGGCGGGCCGCTGTCATCCGCGCTCAGACTGCCGAGCCACACCGCACGCGACATTGCCGAACGGTTCGTGGTCGATTCGCTGGAGGAGGCGGGCACGGCCTCAGTTTGA
- a CDS encoding metal-dependent hydrolase, translating into MTAHNQTLANPAITIRDERFNRGTTPNRWWAGEPFGTAWHNALSGTFPRGEAFFIESVKAFREGTDPKLAAEIRAFVKQEINHTREHIAFNRLAADAGYDMEMIDRRTKELLDMAADKPTIAKLGITMALEHYTAMMAHEFLANPQHFKDSDPEVRKMWEWHAVEEIEHKGVAYDTWNHATQQWTGFQRWARRSIIMLAVTKRFLNNRWKDAIELLAQDGITGARAHWGLAKYLFGTPGVLRRCFPAWLGYFKPGFHPWDHDDRALIGKYEGDYADALLPA; encoded by the coding sequence ATGACCGCCCATAACCAAACCCTTGCCAACCCCGCGATCACCATTCGCGACGAACGCTTCAACCGTGGCACCACGCCCAACCGCTGGTGGGCTGGCGAGCCTTTCGGCACCGCGTGGCATAACGCGCTGTCGGGCACCTTCCCGCGCGGGGAGGCCTTCTTCATCGAATCGGTAAAGGCCTTTCGCGAAGGGACCGATCCCAAGCTGGCGGCGGAGATCCGCGCTTTCGTGAAGCAGGAGATCAACCACACGCGCGAACATATCGCGTTCAACCGGCTCGCCGCAGATGCGGGTTACGACATGGAGATGATCGACCGGCGCACGAAGGAACTGCTCGATATGGCGGCGGACAAGCCCACGATCGCAAAGCTGGGCATCACCATGGCGCTGGAGCACTACACCGCGATGATGGCGCACGAGTTCCTCGCCAACCCGCAGCATTTCAAGGATTCGGACCCCGAGGTCCGCAAGATGTGGGAATGGCACGCGGTCGAGGAGATCGAGCACAAGGGCGTCGCCTACGACACCTGGAACCACGCAACGCAACAATGGACCGGCTTCCAGCGCTGGGCGCGGCGCAGCATCATCATGTTGGCAGTGACCAAGCGGTTCCTCAACAACCGCTGGAAGGACGCGATCGAACTGCTCGCGCAGGACGGGATCACCGGTGCGCGTGCCCATTGGGGGCTGGCGAAGTATCTGTTCGGCACGCCGGGCGTTCTGCGCCGCTGCTTCCCCGCATGGCTGGGCTATTTCAAACCCGGCTTTCACCCTTGGGATCACGACGATCGCGCGCTGATCGGCAAGTACGAAGGCGATTACGCGGACGCGCTGCTGCCCGCGTGA
- a CDS encoding alpha/beta hydrolase-fold protein has product MFNSHLSSYLLLAGMAFGSPAMAQPESDHAQLSDPDGTPIVIGSVHRIVSTVYGDEQIITVRLPRGYADEPQRRYPVVFSIDGGPDQDFELLSGIAAEAEFSTSFEPFILIGVQTKDRYRQLTPEWTRLDPERLSDTFGDRMVPGGADQFRRYLETDIIPWATGRYRTGRKALTSVSLGGLFVMDTFLEKPELFDDYIALTPSVWWDGGRIVDEAAAKLAKQDASNRRVYFTMGDEGVGNRTGPWLKTLVAAFETSAPEGLKWAFVDRSSGEEHRTMALTGWLDAFRTLYLVPSRSGNPLPLVYDDFEAPTYSSEARANIDAGTCRHAIATAVTFEEKNSAPAAYYGRCLLMKPGQKLTAGNFALGELGLDDDTQTIPK; this is encoded by the coding sequence GTGTTCAATAGTCATTTATCCTCGTATCTGCTGCTTGCTGGCATGGCCTTTGGTTCCCCCGCAATGGCGCAACCGGAAAGCGATCACGCTCAACTTTCCGATCCCGATGGAACCCCGATCGTCATCGGATCGGTCCACCGCATTGTCTCGACTGTCTATGGCGACGAGCAGATCATTACCGTGCGGCTGCCGAGGGGATATGCGGATGAGCCCCAGCGGCGCTATCCGGTGGTATTCTCGATCGACGGCGGGCCGGACCAAGATTTTGAACTCCTATCCGGTATCGCCGCCGAAGCCGAATTCTCGACCAGCTTCGAGCCATTCATCCTGATCGGTGTGCAAACGAAGGATCGCTATCGCCAGCTTACGCCGGAATGGACCCGGCTCGATCCGGAGCGCCTGAGCGATACGTTTGGCGATCGTATGGTGCCGGGCGGGGCCGACCAGTTTCGACGTTATCTCGAAACCGACATCATCCCCTGGGCGACCGGACGTTATCGGACTGGACGCAAAGCTCTGACATCGGTCTCTTTGGGCGGCCTGTTCGTCATGGATACTTTCTTGGAAAAGCCCGAATTGTTTGACGATTATATCGCGTTGACGCCCAGCGTCTGGTGGGATGGCGGGCGGATCGTGGACGAGGCTGCTGCCAAACTGGCCAAACAGGATGCCTCGAACCGCCGCGTATATTTCACGATGGGCGACGAGGGCGTCGGAAACCGAACCGGCCCGTGGCTGAAAACGCTGGTAGCGGCGTTCGAGACCTCTGCTCCCGAAGGTCTCAAGTGGGCGTTCGTAGATCGCTCTTCCGGAGAAGAGCACAGAACGATGGCGCTGACGGGTTGGCTCGATGCTTTCCGCACTCTTTATCTGGTCCCTTCGCGGAGCGGCAATCCGCTGCCACTTGTTTACGACGATTTCGAGGCTCCGACATACTCGTCCGAAGCACGCGCCAACATCGATGCGGGAACCTGCCGTCATGCGATCGCAACCGCTGTCACATTTGAGGAAAAGAACAGCGCTCCCGCAGCGTATTACGGTCGCTGTCTGCTGATGAAGCCAGGTCAGAAATTAACGGCGGGCAATTTCGCGTTGGGCGAACTCGGTCTTGACGACGATACGCAAACAATTCCGAAATGA
- a CDS encoding folate-binding protein YgfZ: MTATRLQNRAVIRLSPTAAGEDVAGFLQGLLTNDVTGELPAYAALLSAQGKTMFDMIVWPGRAGEHGATILLDCEADMADDLVKRLSLYRLRRKIEIARDESLAVHWSVEAIDAHPPDPRLPALGHRWLAPADDSEPADAAWLAHRLSLGVPEGRAELGDILWLETNAVELHGVSFSKGCYIGQENTARMNWRQKVNRRLVVVPLDRSEEKRRKAEYPDLGLAVDHLRVADITADLALGWMRLEAAE, from the coding sequence ATGACAGCAACCCGCCTCCAGAACCGCGCCGTAATCCGCCTCAGCCCGACCGCAGCCGGGGAGGATGTCGCAGGCTTCCTGCAAGGCCTGCTGACCAACGACGTCACCGGAGAACTGCCCGCCTATGCCGCGCTGCTGAGCGCGCAGGGCAAGACCATGTTCGACATGATCGTGTGGCCGGGTCGCGCGGGCGAGCATGGGGCGACGATCCTGCTCGATTGCGAGGCGGATATGGCGGACGATCTGGTCAAGCGCCTCTCCCTCTACCGCCTGCGCCGCAAGATCGAGATCGCGCGTGACGAGAGCCTAGCCGTGCACTGGAGCGTGGAGGCGATCGATGCGCACCCGCCCGATCCCCGCCTCCCCGCGCTCGGCCATCGCTGGCTCGCCCCTGCCGACGACAGCGAGCCTGCCGATGCGGCATGGCTGGCCCACCGCCTCTCGCTCGGTGTGCCCGAGGGCCGCGCCGAACTGGGCGACATCCTGTGGCTGGAAACCAATGCAGTCGAGCTACACGGCGTCAGCTTTTCCAAGGGCTGCTATATCGGGCAGGAAAACACCGCGCGGATGAACTGGCGGCAGAAGGTTAACCGCCGGCTGGTTGTCGTCCCGCTCGACCGGTCGGAGGAGAAGCGGCGCAAGGCGGAGTATCCCGATCTCGGTCTGGCGGTCGATCATTTGCGGGTGGCGGATATAACCGCCGATCTCGCGCTTGGGTGGATGCGGCTGGAAGCAGCAGAATAG